From the genome of Streptomyces sp. NBC_01341, one region includes:
- a CDS encoding ABC transporter substrate-binding protein, whose amino-acid sequence MTASTLCRSTAKSRIAAVCAVAVAGTLLLTACGDQTDSATKKDSGATAAEDAPLADLVPQSIKDKGEIKVGSDIAYPPVEFKDESGKTVGIDPDLADALGKQLGVKFVFENGTFDTLITGLRSKRYDLAMSAMTDTKDRQDGVDSETKKKVGEGVDFIDYFTAGVSIYTKKGEDKGISTWSDLCGKKLVVQRGTVSHDLAKAESAKCGSKGKISVEAFDNDLEAQTRLRGGGADAGSSDFPVAAYAVKTSGGGKDFQLVGEQVEAAPYGIAVAKGNDELTKAIEAALNAVIKNGEYAKVISKWGVDEGAVTEAKINGGS is encoded by the coding sequence ATGACCGCAAGCACCCTCTGTCGTTCGACCGCAAAGTCCCGGATTGCCGCGGTCTGCGCAGTCGCGGTCGCGGGCACTCTGCTGCTGACCGCCTGCGGCGACCAGACCGACAGCGCCACCAAGAAGGACTCGGGCGCCACCGCGGCCGAGGACGCGCCGCTCGCCGACCTCGTCCCCCAGTCCATCAAGGACAAGGGCGAGATCAAGGTCGGCTCCGACATCGCCTACCCGCCGGTCGAGTTCAAGGACGAGTCCGGCAAGACGGTCGGCATAGACCCCGACCTGGCGGACGCCCTCGGCAAGCAGCTCGGCGTGAAGTTCGTCTTCGAGAACGGCACGTTCGACACACTCATCACCGGCCTGCGCTCGAAGCGCTACGACCTGGCGATGTCGGCCATGACCGACACCAAGGACCGCCAGGACGGAGTGGACTCCGAGACGAAGAAGAAGGTCGGCGAGGGCGTCGACTTCATCGACTACTTCACCGCGGGCGTCTCCATCTACACCAAGAAGGGCGAGGACAAGGGCATCAGCACCTGGTCGGACCTCTGCGGCAAGAAGCTGGTCGTCCAGCGCGGCACGGTCTCCCACGACCTCGCCAAGGCCGAGAGCGCCAAGTGCGGCAGCAAGGGCAAGATCTCCGTCGAGGCGTTCGACAACGACCTCGAGGCCCAGACCCGGCTGCGCGGCGGCGGCGCCGACGCCGGTTCCTCGGACTTCCCGGTCGCGGCGTACGCGGTGAAGACCTCGGGCGGCGGCAAGGACTTCCAGCTGGTCGGCGAGCAGGTCGAGGCGGCCCCGTACGGCATCGCCGTCGCCAAGGGCAACGACGAGCTCACCAAGGCGATCGAGGCGGCCCTGAACGCGGTCATCAAGAACGGCGAGTACGCGAAGGTCATCTCCAAGTGGGGCGTCGACGAGGGCGCGGTCACCGAGGCCAAGATCAACGGCGGGTCCTGA
- a CDS encoding amino acid ABC transporter permease: MTEIKEAGPVDTPPTPSAGPEAIKAVPVRHYGRYVSAVVAIGLLAALVYAFAQGDINWGAIPDYFFDDRIIRGVGQTLLLTVLSMAIGIVGGITLAVMRLSKNPVTSSIAWSYIWFFRGTPVLVQLFVWFNLGLVFEYINLGPIYKDEWSSFMTPLLTALLGLGLNEAAYMAEICRAGLLSVDEGQTEASHALGMSHSKTLRRVVIPQAMRVIVPPTGNEVINMLKTTSLVAAVQFAELFRYAQDIGQNSGAPVEMYFLAAAWYLIMTSVLSVGQYYLERHYARGSSRSLPQTPIQKIRANLLSLGRPKGGAA; this comes from the coding sequence GTGACTGAAATCAAGGAAGCGGGCCCGGTGGACACCCCACCCACCCCGTCGGCGGGGCCGGAGGCGATCAAGGCCGTACCGGTGCGCCACTACGGCCGGTACGTCTCGGCCGTCGTCGCCATAGGCCTGCTGGCCGCGCTCGTGTACGCGTTCGCGCAGGGCGACATCAACTGGGGCGCGATCCCGGACTACTTCTTCGACGACCGGATCATCCGGGGCGTGGGCCAGACGCTGCTGCTGACCGTCCTCTCGATGGCCATCGGTATCGTCGGCGGCATCACGCTCGCGGTGATGCGGCTGTCGAAGAACCCGGTGACCTCGTCCATCGCGTGGTCGTACATCTGGTTCTTCCGGGGCACACCGGTCCTGGTCCAGTTGTTCGTCTGGTTCAACCTGGGCCTGGTCTTCGAGTACATCAACCTCGGGCCGATCTACAAGGACGAGTGGTCGTCCTTCATGACACCCCTGCTGACCGCCCTCCTGGGACTCGGCCTCAACGAGGCCGCGTACATGGCGGAGATCTGCCGGGCCGGCCTGCTCTCGGTCGACGAGGGCCAGACCGAAGCGTCGCACGCGCTGGGCATGAGCCACAGCAAGACGCTGCGCCGTGTGGTCATCCCGCAGGCGATGCGCGTGATCGTGCCGCCGACGGGCAACGAGGTCATCAACATGCTGAAGACGACCTCCCTGGTGGCCGCCGTTCAGTTCGCGGAACTCTTCCGGTACGCCCAGGACATCGGGCAGAACTCGGGCGCTCCGGTGGAGATGTACTTCCTCGCCGCGGCCTGGTATCTGATCATGACCTCGGTGCTGAGCGTGGGCCAGTACTACCTGGAGCGCCACTACGCCCGCGGTTCCAGCCGGAGCCTGCCGCAGACACCGATCCAGAAGATCAGGGCCAACTTGCTGTCGCTGGGCCGCCCGAAGGGAGGCGCCGCATGA
- a CDS encoding amino acid ABC transporter ATP-binding protein, producing the protein MTAMVKAEGVHKSFGPAHILKGIDLEVAPREVFCLIGPSGSGKSTFLRCINHLEQINAGRLYVDGELVGYRQKGDKLYELKDSEVALKRRDIGMVFQRFNLFPHMTAIENVMEAPVQVKGESKAVARARAEKLLDRVGLADKAKNYPSQLSGGQQQRVAIARALAMEPKLMLFDEPTSALDPELVGDVLDVMRGLAEEGMTMVVVTHEMGFAREVGDALVFMDDGVVVESGHPRDVLTNPQHDRTKSFLSKVL; encoded by the coding sequence ATGACCGCCATGGTGAAGGCCGAGGGCGTACACAAGTCCTTCGGCCCCGCACACATCCTCAAGGGCATCGATCTCGAGGTCGCCCCCCGAGAGGTGTTCTGCCTGATCGGCCCGTCCGGTTCCGGCAAGTCGACGTTCCTGAGGTGCATCAACCACCTGGAACAGATCAACGCCGGCCGGCTGTACGTCGACGGCGAGCTGGTCGGGTACCGCCAGAAGGGCGACAAGCTCTACGAGCTCAAGGACAGCGAAGTCGCACTGAAGCGCCGGGACATCGGCATGGTCTTCCAGCGCTTCAACCTGTTCCCGCACATGACGGCCATCGAGAACGTCATGGAGGCCCCGGTCCAGGTCAAGGGGGAGTCCAAGGCGGTGGCGCGCGCCCGTGCCGAGAAGCTGCTGGACCGGGTGGGCCTCGCCGACAAGGCGAAGAACTACCCGTCCCAGCTCTCCGGCGGGCAGCAGCAGCGTGTGGCGATCGCCCGCGCGCTGGCCATGGAGCCGAAGTTGATGCTCTTCGACGAGCCGACGTCCGCGCTCGACCCCGAGCTGGTCGGCGACGTCCTGGACGTCATGCGCGGACTTGCCGAGGAAGGCATGACGATGGTCGTCGTCACGCACGAGATGGGCTTCGCCCGCGAGGTGGGCGACGCACTGGTCTTCATGGACGACGGCGTCGTGGTCGAGTCCGGCCACCCGCGCGACGTCCTGACCAACCCGCAGCACGACCGGACGAAGTCGTTCCTGTCGAAGGTGCTGTAA
- a CDS encoding class I SAM-dependent methyltransferase: protein MLTEVRVTATGTDWQSWQESWDRQQEWYMPDREERFRVMLDMVEAVVGPEPRVLDLACGTGSITDRLLKRFPKATSTGVDLDPALLAIARGTFDGDDRVTLVTADLNDAAWTGRLPHTSYDAVLTATALHWLHSEPLAALYGQIGDLVRDGGVFMNADRMIDTDTPRINAAERARRHSVMDRAKASGAVDWSEWWALMAKDPALAAPTAERFEIYGEHADGDMPSVDWHARTLREAGFGEARAVWSSPSDSMVLALK from the coding sequence ATGCTGACGGAGGTCAGAGTGACGGCGACGGGTACCGACTGGCAGTCCTGGCAGGAGAGCTGGGACCGGCAGCAGGAGTGGTACATGCCGGACCGCGAGGAGCGGTTCCGGGTGATGCTGGACATGGTCGAGGCCGTCGTCGGGCCCGAACCGAGAGTGCTCGACCTCGCGTGCGGTACGGGAAGTATCACGGACCGGCTCCTCAAGAGGTTCCCGAAGGCCACCAGTACGGGCGTCGACCTCGACCCCGCACTGCTCGCCATCGCGCGCGGCACCTTCGACGGCGACGACCGGGTCACCCTCGTCACCGCCGACCTCAACGACGCGGCCTGGACGGGACGGCTCCCGCACACCTCGTACGACGCGGTGCTCACCGCCACCGCCCTGCACTGGCTGCACAGCGAGCCGCTCGCGGCCCTCTACGGGCAGATCGGGGACCTGGTCAGGGACGGCGGCGTGTTCATGAACGCGGACCGCATGATCGACACCGACACCCCGCGCATCAACGCGGCCGAACGCGCCCGGCGGCACTCCGTCATGGACCGGGCCAAGGCCTCGGGCGCCGTGGACTGGAGCGAGTGGTGGGCCCTCATGGCGAAGGACCCGGCCCTCGCGGCACCCACCGCCGAACGGTTCGAGATCTACGGCGAACACGCGGACGGCGACATGCCCTCCGTCGACTGGCACGCCCGCACCCTCCGCGAGGCCGGCTTCGGCGAGGCCCGGGCGGTCTGGTCCTCGCCCTCGGACAGCATGGTCCTGGCCCTGAAGTAG
- a CDS encoding CGNR zinc finger domain-containing protein — MELAYYSDYAVRLVNTEEPARGKDSLTTVESVRELFGANAQAARRATDTDVTRFRSVRARLRTVFEAADGGEETLAVDLLNSLLLEFPVSPQISGHDTRDDDGKPDWHMHLADHPSNATAGYAAIAAMGLAFHLTSHGVDRLGLCEAAPCRNAYLDTSTNRSRRYCSDRCATRANVAAYRARKRLETERSGETLRTADTAQPSSPSTER; from the coding sequence GTGGAATTGGCCTATTACTCGGACTACGCCGTGCGTCTGGTCAACACCGAGGAGCCGGCCCGCGGCAAGGACTCGCTGACGACGGTCGAGTCCGTCCGCGAGCTGTTCGGCGCCAACGCCCAGGCGGCCCGCCGGGCGACGGACACGGACGTCACCCGCTTCCGTTCCGTACGGGCGCGGCTGCGGACGGTCTTCGAGGCGGCCGACGGCGGCGAGGAGACCCTCGCGGTCGACCTGCTCAACTCGCTGCTGCTGGAGTTCCCCGTGAGCCCGCAGATCTCCGGCCACGACACACGCGACGACGACGGCAAGCCGGACTGGCACATGCACCTGGCCGACCATCCGTCGAACGCGACGGCGGGGTACGCGGCCATCGCGGCCATGGGGCTCGCCTTCCACCTCACGTCGCACGGGGTGGACCGGCTCGGCCTGTGCGAGGCGGCACCGTGCCGCAACGCCTACCTCGACACCTCCACCAACCGCTCGCGCCGCTACTGCTCGGACCGCTGCGCGACCCGGGCCAACGTCGCCGCCTACCGGGCCCGCAAGCGCCTGGAGACGGAGCGGTCCGGCGAAACCCTGCGCACCGCGGACACGGCCCAGCCCAGCAGCCCGAGCACCGAGCGCTGA
- the sodX gene encoding nickel-type superoxide dismutase maturation protease: MPEPAQEPLSGRTARKSFQVVEVTGPSMVPTLYHGDWLLVQHGAPVRPGDVVILRHPLQQDLLVVKRAAERRGAGWWVLGDNSFAGGDSTDYGTVPEELVLARARARYRPLRKDQRSVLGLLGWAVSAVRRVSPDRSVSRRLRAR, translated from the coding sequence ATGCCGGAGCCGGCGCAGGAGCCGTTGAGCGGGCGGACGGCGCGTAAGTCGTTCCAGGTCGTGGAGGTGACGGGGCCGTCGATGGTGCCCACGCTCTACCACGGGGACTGGCTGCTCGTGCAGCACGGGGCACCGGTGCGCCCGGGGGACGTGGTCATCCTGCGTCACCCGTTGCAGCAGGACCTGCTGGTCGTGAAGCGTGCCGCCGAGCGGCGGGGGGCCGGGTGGTGGGTCCTCGGCGACAACTCGTTCGCGGGCGGGGACAGTACGGACTACGGGACCGTGCCCGAGGAGCTCGTGCTGGCGCGTGCGCGGGCCCGGTACCGGCCGCTGAGGAAGGATCAGCGCTCGGTGCTCGGGCTGCTGGGCTGGGCCGTGTCCGCGGTGCGCAGGGTTTCGCCGGACCGCTCCGTCTCCAGGCGCTTGCGGGCCCGGTAG
- the sodN gene encoding superoxide dismutase, Ni: MLSRLFAPKVKVSAHCDLPCGVYDPAQARIEAESVKAVQEKYQANEDADFRTRAVLIKEQRAELAKHHVSVLWSDYFKPPHFEKYPELHQLVNDTLKALSAAKGSNDPATGQKALDLIAQIDTIFWETKKA, translated from the coding sequence ATGCTTTCCCGCCTGTTTGCCCCCAAGGTGAAGGTCAGCGCGCACTGCGACCTGCCCTGCGGTGTGTACGACCCGGCCCAGGCCCGCATCGAGGCGGAGTCCGTCAAGGCCGTCCAGGAGAAGTACCAGGCCAACGAGGACGCGGACTTCCGCACGCGCGCCGTTCTGATCAAGGAGCAGCGTGCCGAGCTCGCGAAGCACCACGTCTCGGTGCTCTGGAGCGACTACTTCAAGCCCCCGCACTTCGAGAAGTACCCGGAGCTGCACCAGCTGGTCAACGACACCCTGAAGGCGCTCTCCGCGGCCAAGGGCTCGAACGACCCGGCGACGGGCCAGAAGGCTCTGGACCTGATCGCCCAGATCGACACGATCTTCTGGGAGACCAAGAAGGCCTGA
- a CDS encoding SDR family oxidoreductase has product MISPLVAVTGASGAVGGRVAARLARTGVPVRLLGRDPSRLPRLPGAVLAPPAPYGDGEAMRRALDGAHTLFLVSAHESPGRVLEHTTAVDAAVAAGVERIVYVSFLGAAPDATFTFARDHWHTEAHLRVADVRHTFLRDSWYLAGLPAMAGTDGVLRGPGGDGRVAAVAHEDIADAASAVLLDEGTGHDGVTYDLTGPEAFTLAEAAEELSRVTGRTVRYVPETREEAYASRAHYGAEEWEVAGWVTSYEAIAAGELATVSDAVPRLTGRPAESLAAYLRESPDSWRHLLPEA; this is encoded by the coding sequence GTGATCAGCCCTCTCGTCGCGGTGACCGGAGCGAGCGGCGCGGTGGGCGGCCGGGTGGCCGCCCGCCTGGCCCGGACCGGTGTCCCCGTCCGCCTCCTGGGCCGGGATCCGTCCCGGCTGCCCCGGCTGCCGGGTGCGGTCCTGGCGCCACCGGCTCCGTACGGCGACGGCGAGGCCATGCGCCGTGCGCTCGACGGGGCGCACACACTGTTCCTCGTCTCGGCGCACGAGAGCCCCGGACGGGTGCTGGAGCACACCACCGCCGTGGACGCGGCGGTGGCCGCCGGCGTCGAACGCATCGTGTACGTGTCGTTCCTGGGGGCCGCGCCGGACGCGACGTTCACGTTCGCCCGGGATCACTGGCACACCGAGGCGCACCTCCGGGTGGCCGACGTGCGGCACACCTTCCTGCGCGACAGCTGGTACCTGGCGGGACTCCCCGCGATGGCGGGCACCGACGGCGTCCTGCGCGGCCCCGGCGGCGACGGGCGGGTCGCGGCCGTCGCGCACGAGGACATCGCGGACGCCGCGTCGGCCGTCCTGCTGGACGAGGGCACCGGCCACGACGGTGTGACGTACGACCTGACCGGTCCCGAGGCGTTCACCCTCGCGGAGGCGGCGGAGGAGCTCAGCCGGGTCACCGGCCGGACCGTCCGGTACGTCCCGGAGACCAGGGAGGAGGCCTACGCCTCCCGCGCTCACTACGGGGCCGAGGAGTGGGAGGTGGCCGGCTGGGTCACGTCGTACGAGGCCATCGCCGCGGGCGAGCTGGCCACCGTCTCGGACGCCGTCCCCCGGCTCACGGGCCGCCCGGCCGAGAGCCTGGCCGCCTATCTGCGGGAGAGCCCTGACAGCTGGCGGCACCTCCTCCCGGAGGCGTGA
- a CDS encoding DUF952 domain-containing protein: MTEQLLHLTEEPLWDAARCAGTYEMSTRGRTLKEEGFIHCSLPHQLPAVARALYGPDPGGLVVLVIDGERLGSPVRFEAMKPGGEEFPHIYGPIPVDAVVEVRPFSEHTAREEGGAP, translated from the coding sequence ATGACCGAACAGCTGTTGCACCTCACGGAAGAGCCCCTCTGGGATGCCGCACGATGTGCGGGCACGTACGAGATGTCGACCCGCGGCAGGACCCTGAAGGAGGAGGGGTTCATCCACTGTTCCCTGCCCCACCAGTTGCCGGCCGTGGCACGGGCGTTGTACGGGCCCGACCCCGGAGGGCTGGTGGTCCTGGTCATCGACGGCGAAAGGCTCGGGTCACCCGTGCGCTTCGAGGCCATGAAGCCCGGTGGTGAGGAGTTCCCGCACATCTACGGACCGATCCCGGTGGACGCGGTCGTGGAGGTGCGCCCCTTCAGCGAGCACACGGCACGCGAGGAGGGCGGGGCACCGTGA
- a CDS encoding NAD-dependent epimerase/dehydratase family protein yields the protein MRLLMLGGTEFVGRAVTDAALGRGWDVTVFHRGRHPAPSGVRTLTGDRTTGGAGLAALDDGTWDVVVDTWSGAPSAVRDAARALAGRAGHFSYVSSRSVYAHPAPAGLPEDGPLVAGASPDAGQDVSYALAKRGGELAALDAFGDRALLARAGLILGPGENIGRLPWWLNRTARGGPVIAPGPPDAGLQYIDARDLADWLLHAAEKGLGGAYNTVSRPGHTTMGELLDSCVRVTGSNAELRWTEPEVLLAAGVEPWTGLPVWLPAGEDYDSLHLGDVTKAHAAGLRCRPVGETVADTWAWMRDLGGTVPHRPDRPPVGLDARTEAKLLGAPGSP from the coding sequence ATGAGGCTATTGATGCTGGGCGGCACGGAGTTCGTCGGGCGCGCGGTCACGGACGCGGCGCTCGGCCGGGGATGGGACGTCACGGTGTTCCACCGCGGCCGCCACCCGGCGCCGAGCGGGGTGCGGACGCTGACGGGCGACCGGACGACGGGCGGGGCCGGGCTCGCCGCGCTGGACGACGGCACCTGGGACGTGGTCGTGGACACCTGGAGCGGCGCCCCCTCGGCAGTCCGGGACGCCGCCCGGGCGCTGGCCGGCAGAGCGGGGCACTTCAGCTACGTCTCCAGCAGGTCGGTGTACGCCCACCCCGCCCCGGCGGGCCTGCCGGAGGACGGCCCGCTGGTCGCGGGAGCCTCGCCCGACGCGGGCCAGGACGTCTCGTACGCCCTGGCCAAGCGGGGCGGGGAGCTCGCGGCGCTCGACGCCTTCGGGGACCGCGCGCTGCTGGCCAGGGCCGGGCTGATCCTCGGCCCCGGTGAGAACATCGGCCGTCTGCCGTGGTGGCTGAACCGCACGGCCCGGGGCGGCCCGGTGATCGCACCGGGACCACCGGACGCCGGACTGCAGTACATCGACGCACGCGACCTGGCGGACTGGCTGCTCCACGCGGCGGAGAAGGGCCTGGGAGGGGCGTACAACACGGTGAGCCGCCCCGGCCACACGACCATGGGCGAGCTCCTCGACTCCTGTGTCCGGGTCACCGGTTCAAACGCCGAACTGCGGTGGACCGAACCGGAGGTGCTCCTCGCGGCCGGCGTGGAACCCTGGACGGGCCTGCCGGTCTGGCTGCCCGCCGGCGAGGACTACGACTCCCTGCACCTGGGCGACGTCACCAAGGCGCACGCTGCCGGACTGCGTTGCCGGCCCGTCGGTGAGACGGTCGCCGACACCTGGGCCTGGATGCGCGATCTGGGTGGCACGGTCCCGCACAGACCGGACCGGCCGCCTGTCGGCCTCGACGCGCGGACGGAGGCGAAGCTGCTCGGCGCCCCCGGCAGCCCTTAG
- a CDS encoding LysR family transcriptional regulator, with amino-acid sequence MDLEVRHLKALCAIADTGSLHQAARRLGVSQPSLTTQLQRIERTMGAELFRRERTGCRPTLLGRALLSRARPLVDGMSTLVGAAMAEAEAARAGGSGLRIGSTASRVIGGWLRRLRILLPGTDISLRVDVSARELLGAVAAGRLDVAFVHEVEGCPVTVPDGLNRRVLLDREPQFISLAKDHPAAELPVVDLRDLAADRWMVDPSVDGEWDGVRRVLGDAGLDPPVLHGDYLTAASLVVLGEAVAPCQPTTGPRDDMAIRPLRGDPLAVRLLLVSRPGTDIEAVYGELEAAYRDAARRAEEYHRWLLRHRSPLAHAA; translated from the coding sequence ATGGACCTCGAGGTGAGACACCTCAAGGCGCTCTGCGCCATCGCCGACACGGGCAGCCTGCATCAGGCGGCACGGCGGCTCGGCGTCAGCCAGCCCTCGCTGACCACCCAGCTCCAGCGGATCGAGCGGACCATGGGGGCGGAGCTGTTCCGCCGCGAGAGGACCGGCTGCCGGCCCACCCTCCTGGGCCGCGCCCTCCTCAGTCGCGCCCGCCCTCTGGTGGACGGCATGTCCACCCTGGTGGGTGCGGCGATGGCCGAGGCCGAAGCAGCCAGGGCCGGAGGTTCCGGACTCCGCATCGGATCGACCGCGAGCCGCGTCATCGGCGGCTGGCTGCGCAGGCTGCGGATCCTGCTGCCGGGCACGGACATCTCCCTGCGGGTGGACGTCTCGGCCCGGGAACTGCTGGGGGCGGTGGCCGCCGGCCGGCTGGACGTGGCCTTCGTCCACGAGGTGGAGGGCTGCCCGGTCACCGTTCCCGACGGCCTGAACCGGCGCGTACTCCTCGACCGGGAACCACAGTTCATCTCCCTGGCCAAGGACCACCCGGCGGCGGAGCTGCCGGTGGTCGACCTCCGCGACCTCGCCGCGGACCGCTGGATGGTCGATCCCTCGGTGGACGGCGAGTGGGACGGGGTGCGCCGGGTGCTCGGGGACGCGGGGCTCGATCCGCCCGTGCTGCACGGTGACTACCTCACGGCCGCCTCCCTCGTCGTGCTCGGCGAGGCGGTCGCTCCCTGCCAGCCGACCACGGGCCCGCGCGACGACATGGCGATCCGCCCCCTGCGCGGCGATCCGCTGGCGGTACGGCTGCTGCTCGTCTCGCGGCCGGGCACGGACATCGAGGCGGTGTACGGGGAACTGGAGGCGGCCTACCGGGACGCGGCCCGGCGTGCCGAGGAGTACCACCGGTGGCTGCTGCGGCACCGCAGTCCGCTGGCGCACGCGGCCTGA
- the snpA gene encoding snapalysin — translation MRHLRTAVMSAVAGLGLAAALGTTPAVAAAPAPVAPADTAAAQAGYAAYAGSSENAAANKAFFDAVMDSVAKKRAANPGAAAVTVVYSTTNAPSFRSQIASSTSIWNSSVSNVKLQEGSNPDFTYREGNDSRGSYASTNGHGSGYIFLDYAQNQQYNSTRVTAHETGHVLGLPDHYTGPCSELMSGGGPGTSCTNAYPNSTERSRVNSLWQNGLAAALARATS, via the coding sequence ATGAGACACCTCAGGACAGCCGTCATGTCGGCCGTGGCCGGTCTCGGACTCGCCGCAGCACTGGGCACCACCCCCGCGGTCGCCGCCGCACCGGCTCCTGTCGCTCCCGCCGACACCGCCGCCGCACAGGCCGGCTACGCCGCGTACGCCGGTTCGAGCGAGAACGCCGCCGCGAACAAGGCGTTCTTCGACGCCGTCATGGACTCGGTCGCGAAGAAGAGGGCAGCCAACCCGGGTGCCGCGGCCGTCACCGTCGTCTACAGCACCACCAACGCCCCCAGCTTCCGCAGCCAGATAGCCAGCAGCACCAGCATCTGGAACAGCTCCGTCTCCAACGTCAAGCTGCAGGAAGGCTCGAACCCCGACTTCACCTACCGCGAGGGCAACGACTCCCGGGGCTCGTACGCGAGCACGAACGGACACGGCAGCGGCTACATCTTCCTCGACTACGCCCAGAACCAGCAGTACAACTCGACCCGCGTCACCGCGCACGAGACCGGCCACGTCCTGGGGCTGCCGGACCACTACACCGGACCGTGCAGCGAACTCATGTCCGGCGGCGGTCCCGGCACGTCCTGCACGAACGCCTACCCGAACTCCACCGAGCGCTCCCGGGTGAACTCCCTCTGGCAGAACGGCCTCGCGGCCGCGCTCGCCCGCGCCACTTCCTGA
- a CDS encoding DUF6304 family protein, with protein MTDESWAGWYRDRHGSEAVILTTDGQQLRIRVRGTDFEGASFDGLGPVAGVTVRDGAFDLADGVLGDCVLEWDLPLPVLVSGTVRQATLGCLLSLRRADPDLYLALHLDGAVYESNRAEGDFAAALATIQRILPPDMHLQTCIACAFSDYFPAPVRGLSGGLACFRGAKDAYRDVAGGEEVAGLWDRRTGFVQEIWSCREFEPRPAHGAGTGHRGAFPLELA; from the coding sequence ATGACAGATGAGTCGTGGGCAGGCTGGTACCGGGACCGTCACGGTTCCGAGGCCGTCATTCTCACCACGGACGGACAGCAGCTCCGCATCCGCGTACGCGGGACGGACTTCGAGGGCGCGAGCTTCGACGGGCTCGGCCCGGTGGCCGGCGTGACGGTCCGGGACGGCGCGTTCGACCTGGCGGACGGTGTGCTCGGCGACTGTGTGCTGGAGTGGGACCTCCCGCTCCCGGTGCTGGTGTCCGGGACGGTCCGCCAGGCCACGCTCGGCTGTCTGCTGTCCCTGCGCAGAGCCGATCCGGACCTCTACCTCGCCCTCCACCTGGACGGCGCCGTGTACGAGTCGAACCGTGCCGAGGGCGACTTCGCCGCCGCGCTGGCCACGATCCAGCGGATCCTGCCGCCGGACATGCACCTGCAGACCTGCATAGCGTGCGCCTTCTCGGACTACTTCCCTGCCCCCGTCCGCGGGCTCTCCGGCGGACTCGCCTGCTTCCGCGGCGCCAAGGACGCCTACCGGGACGTCGCGGGCGGGGAGGAGGTCGCGGGCCTCTGGGACCGGCGCACCGGATTCGTCCAGGAGATCTGGAGCTGCCGGGAGTTCGAACCCCGTCCCGCGCACGGCGCCGGTACAGGTCACCGGGGCGCGTTCCCGCTGGAGCTCGCCTGA
- a CDS encoding GNAT family N-acetyltransferase, whose protein sequence is MGVRIRQADRGDRDQVVRILDEAFHEDPVSSWVFPDEDHRRAVHGRFLGVFADITLSQGRIDLLEDGTAAALWISVPAGAPQGTDDTPALMRETADPDNERAELVGRLTGAVHPHDRAHEYLLMIGVSPQRQGEGIGEALMRGVLERCDREGVPAYLEASSERSRRLYERLGFGFTGKAVELPEGPLMWPMWREPQAG, encoded by the coding sequence ATGGGCGTACGCATACGGCAGGCGGACCGGGGCGACAGGGACCAGGTCGTACGGATTCTGGACGAGGCGTTCCACGAGGATCCGGTGAGCAGCTGGGTCTTTCCCGACGAGGACCACCGGCGGGCGGTGCACGGCAGGTTCCTGGGAGTGTTCGCCGACATCACGCTGTCGCAGGGCCGCATCGACCTCCTGGAGGACGGTACGGCGGCCGCCCTCTGGATCTCGGTGCCCGCCGGAGCGCCGCAGGGCACCGACGACACCCCCGCGCTCATGAGGGAGACGGCCGACCCGGACAACGAACGGGCCGAGCTGGTGGGCAGGCTGACGGGCGCCGTGCACCCGCACGACCGCGCCCACGAATACCTGCTGATGATCGGCGTCAGCCCGCAGCGCCAGGGGGAGGGCATCGGAGAGGCGCTGATGCGGGGGGTTCTGGAGCGGTGCGACCGCGAGGGCGTCCCCGCCTACCTGGAGGCGAGCAGCGAGCGCAGCCGCCGCCTCTACGAACGGCTCGGATTCGGCTTCACGGGGAAGGCCGTGGAACTCCCCGAGGGTCCCTTGATGTGGCCCATGTGGCGTGAGCCCCAGGCCGGCTGA